In the genome of Rissa tridactyla isolate bRisTri1 chromosome Z, bRisTri1.patW.cur.20221130, whole genome shotgun sequence, the window GCCATTTCTGTTCTTGTTCCAGTTTGCACGGGGAAGTCTTGATGACTGGCCTAAGAAAACTTTCTTGGCTTAAGTCCAGAATAAGTTTCTCTCGTGACCTGTGTTTATTTTATCCATTGCAACTTTTCTCAAATAGTCTTCCGTAATGAGATATTTCTACAACTTTGTATGTTACTATACTATTGACCTCAGTTATTTTACCCTAGTTTGGGCTATCTTAAGGATAAAATTTATGTGATAACAACTCAAATTACATCACATGTCCATTTCTTCATTTCACTTAATATATTTCTCGCTCCATAGGTGCATAGTTTCATGGGACAGAGTTTATGTAGTGCTGTGCAAGAGGCTTAAGTCAGAAAATataatttgtggggtttttgttttgttggggttttttttgttttggcttttttttgttttggcttttttttcttttcctctctggaaaTAATTGTATTATCCAATAGCGTTGAGCATGTACTTCAAAGTAAAGATTGGGTTTGGGGTAAAAGTGGATCTCTGCTATTTGGTACACGAGGGCTTTTTAAAGTGGGTAAGAGGGGGCTTGATTGTGTAAGTCTAACCCAGGGACAACCACTGAATACTGTAACTCTTCTTTTATGTTCAGCTTTCATAAATCtgttctgttattatttttaaggtgAAAGGCCTTATTTGTGTGACTACCCAGATTGCGGGAAAGCCTTTGTTCAGAGTGGGCAGCTCAAAACTCACCAGCGTCTCCACACAGGGGAGAAACCTTTCGTCTGCTCAGAGAATGGTGAGCTGTGAGAGAACAATTTGCAGCTTTCAGAATGGGGGCCAGTCAAGTACTGGAAATGTATGCGTGTCCATGTGGCCAAGATCCATAAAagcttcagattttaattttggaGGAGCTTCTAGGGAAGGGAGGAGCCACATGGAACCTGCATTAATCATGCAAATATGTATCTAAGGATTGCATACATTATTATGTAAGCAGGTTATCAGTAATTCTGTCAGTTGATACTAATGTATAAGATGATGGGGCATGTTAGGAACCTTGCAACTAGAGCTTGCTGTTTTCAACCAAACATAGAGTTTTGTGAGTGAGGAAGGTTGGGTTCAGCAGCATCTTCATCCCACAGATGTTGTGCTTACTCATTGGTGGGCTGCTTTCCGTAACGTGTTTTTCATTGTCACTTTGTGTTTTTTAAGGCTGTTTAAGCAGATTCACGCATGCAAACCGTCATTGCCCCAAACATCCATACGCCCGACTGAAGAGGGAAGAGCTCACAGACATGCTGAGTAAGAAGCAGACAGCTGACAATAAAGCTGTGGCTGAATGGCTAGCAAAGTAAGTTCCCTCATGGTGTCATCTTTCTCTAAATACTTATACGGGTGGTCTGAGAAAGCATTTTATTcttaggggcaaaaaaaaaaaagcaaagccaacaaACCAAAATGAGCTCTTCCTCAGCCCAGCCTTGCCTTTCCTTAAAGAAGTGCAAACTCCTGGTCAAGACAAAGTTCCTTAGGAgactttcttatcttttttttttcctttttccccctctgcttaaATGCTTCTCTTTGCTTGACCAACACTTGCTAGTACTTTGTTACTTAGTGCTACAGTCTTGCTGAATTTGCGTCAGTATGGGAGGGCACAATTGTGTATGCCTGGGAACAAATGCCTGCTGGGAATACCATTTGGAGAAGAAATCTGTCACACATGTTCACTTAAAATACTGAACAAAGGAGTTTTCTGACAGCTTAAATATTACCATATAAGGGCTGAAAGATAAAGCCAAATGCAGTGCTTAGTCGATGCAAGCTAGTACTTGGGAGGTTTTTTGCTAGCTTCGAATTGTTGGTGTTTGAGTCagctgtatatattttaaaagcattcccCACATTTGATTTTGCAGGTACTGGGAGACAAGAGAACAGCGTGCTCCTGCTTTGAAAACTCAAACAATCCAGAAAACGGATCAGGAACAGCAGGACCCAATGGAGTACCTTCAGTCTGATGAAGAGGatggtgaaaagaaaaacagcgCTCATTCAGCTGCTCACCGCAGCCGCCTCCAGGAACAGCGTGAACGCATGCATGGCGCACTGGCTCTCATTGAGCTTGCAAACCTCGATGTGGCACCGCTTCAACAGTAGATTGGGGCAGATTCTGCCCATATACAAAATGTACTTCCTGGTGGTACTTAACCAGTTAGATCCTGGGCATAAGCTAAGCACCTTATTTGCTTATCATAGGCTGCTATTCTGTAGAATTTATGAAGAATGTTGTTGCCCCATAACATGGGGTAAGAGAATTGCACTTTTCATAAGGTAAAAGACAGGTGTAAAGTTTCTAAGTATTTTGTAAATATGGGACTGCATAATGCAGGGTTGACAAATTTATGTGTTGTGGGAAGCTAGATTTTGCAAGGTTAACTCATTTATTTGAAGCAGTTTTCACAGGAAGCACTTTCTGAACAAAGTGTTTGTGATTAGCAGAATGGTACATGTGGCCAAAGAAGGCTGACAAAAAGGAAAGTATTTATCTGACTATTTAAGTGAATTTATATTAAGTGATAGGTCTGAAGATAATGTTAAGCAGCAATGAAACCGTCTTTTTCTAATGTCAGTATATCTTTACCTACTATCACTGAGGCGGAAGGCAAAGCTTAGATACTGCAGCTTATAGAGGGGATGAAACTGCTTCATGCAGGAAACTGTAAGATCATTCAGGATCTTCACTGTGACTGCTCGAGGTATGAGGCTtgactttgctgttttgttttctgatttgaGTTCAGCAGAATCTCTTGGTAGCACTTGTTATTCCTAGCATGTGATGCTGGGAACTTTTGCACATTGTTGGGTTTGTCTGAAAATGATTAGTCTTGCAAAGTCTAGACAAAGGTAAACAAttggtgatatttttttcagatatttttggaCCCTGTAGTGATTTGGCACTTGATTTTGTTAATAAAGGGGGTATTTACAGGGTGGTATGGATTTGTAGTAAACTATTCTAGATCTCCTATTAGCAAACACTAAGTTTTAAAGTATTGCTTTTATATGATTATTAGCAAATAGAAGCCTCCATATTTTCTGTGCATAAAGCCACCTTATTGCTTTATTTCAGGATAACATGCCAATTTTGTGTTTACTAACTGTAGCACAGCTATCAattaaacactgcagaaaaatattCAATATACAACTAGAAAATAGGCTTCCAAAGATAGTTGCAAGTGTGTTAAGAGTGTGATTTCATGTATTTCCCAAATAAGTGAAGTTACAGAATGCTGCCTAGTACTCAGATGCTGATATGGAACGTTTAGCAGGGTATCTTGTCAGTTCATGAATGTTGTATACTTTCAAATAGCAATGTCTCATGGTGATCTTTTTCCGTGTTTTGCTTCGAAGGCAACCAGAGATTCTTAATATGCTAACGAAAGTTTGTTTTCAGATTGGACTCTttgttgtgtggtgttttttgttggttgttttttttttcattaagctaCTGCTTTAGGGGATATTAATAATTTGTATTTACTGACCTGCTTGCTTTAAATCCTTCCTCTCACTGAAGGTCAGGAAATTCAGATGAGAAGGGAAGCCACTTTCCCTCTCACTTAAACAAGAGGAAGAAATCATTTTATCAGTCACTTGATATAGACTGACCAGATGCATACAGCTGTTCCAGAAAAGTAGTGTGATTTTTATACCAGAATCTGCAACTGTTGGATTCTGTTCTCTGATAACTGATAACTTGTTGTGGTTGAAAATCTCATTAACCCAGTTTAAGTCATGTATTGATGCACTTAACTAAAGAGCaattgaataattaaaaaaaatcactttcattgAATGTAAATAATTTTGCACCAGTGATACGGTTAAACTTTTGCCTTCAGTTCCTAAACTTAGCTGACATCAGGGTCATTGGTTTCTGTTTTAAGTCTTTTAggcttaaaaataagaaacactaATCGTTGTAGGCTTCGTAGCCTATGTAAAACTGGTAATTGGTGTGTGTATGTTTGGAGTTTGTCAAGTAAGTTAAATATTTCAGCTGGCTGCATGTAAATGGTCTGATTCCAAAATGAGCCCTGAGCAACAATCTGTTGTATTTCTGAGTCATAACTCAGAATTGCTCCCAAGTAGTATTTCACAGCGCACAAGACTATGTAATTACTAGCCAGTTGCAGACTGGAGTCGTAACTTACTTCATTAggattgattttaatttttttccctcagtcaGCAGTAATGCATCAGGCAAGTCACAGAATATTTCTTCAAGTATGACAAGTACACTGAATTGTACTTGGCTGTAGACAGAATTCAGACAGCTGAAGCAGCTTCATGTCATGACAAGTTTTGGATAAAATACCAACTTAAAAAAATTGAGATGCGGaaaactgctttttgttttattaagcaGTGGTTACATACAAGAGATCTTGAAGTATTCAGTACTTTGAAAGATTAAGTTGTAGTTTGGCATGACTTAACAGCAGACAAGTGGATGTGCTGTCATTTTAATAGACGCTTTGAATAAAAACTTGGTTTAACTTTCTCGTTTAGTGTGTGCTGTTTGGTAATTGTTCAATACTCGAGCTCTTCCATGCTGCTGTAACCCCACCAGCCCGACTCGCCGCAGAGCACGAAGCTGTTTATTTTCCCTGTCTGTTGAAATTTGACACAAGCTAACCACCCAAGGcaaatttttacagctttttggttttttttttacagtttgacAGACTTGTGAGAGCTCCTGCGAAGCTAAGCCCAAGTGCGCTGTGCTGCGGCAGGGGGCGCGGGCCCGTGGCGGCCATGCTGAGCTGCAGCCGGGGCCCGGCTGGTTTCACCCCGAGTTTCAACTGGTTTCAACTCCTCTCCCGTTCGAGAACTAAAGCCACCCGGCGGTGGAGGGCACACGGCTCAGCGCTGGGACCGGCCCCGCTGGCGCGGCGcccccgggagcggcggcggcggccggcacGTCGCGCTGGACTTCTACCCCCGCCTACCTTCCCTGTCGGCCGGTCCCcgcagagcggcggcggcggcggggggctggcgCTAACGGGGGCCGGGCCGGACCGGGCCGGGCGGCTGCgctcccggcgcggcgcggctgtGGTAACCCCCCTCGACGGGGACCCCGTGCGCGGGCTCCGCACACCGCCCGGCCAGGGGGCGCcctgcggccgccgccgcccggggccgggccgggggagaggaggaggggcggcggcggcccggccggcCGCCCTCCAGCAGCCGGCGGtggggccctgcccgccgccgccgctcctcgcCGCCATGAGCGCTGGGCAGgccgcgggggaggcggcgggc includes:
- the ZNF367 gene encoding zinc finger protein 367, translated to MAERLPPGLPVIFCQDSPKRILVSVIKTTPIKPREEPAAALPVPTSPGFSDFMVYPWRWGENAHNVTLSPGGTAALSGLPPPRAGAGRAPTGDEEEAGSLGGGGHRHLKDRLRRGRPRADTVPELINEGVHSSSSIRCNVCYRVFPREKSLQAHKRTHTGERPYLCDYPDCGKAFVQSGQLKTHQRLHTGEKPFVCSENGCLSRFTHANRHCPKHPYARLKREELTDMLSKKQTADNKAVAEWLAKYWETREQRAPALKTQTIQKTDQEQQDPMEYLQSDEEDGEKKNSAHSAAHRSRLQEQRERMHGALALIELANLDVAPLQQ